A DNA window from Macadamia integrifolia cultivar HAES 741 chromosome 4, SCU_Mint_v3, whole genome shotgun sequence contains the following coding sequences:
- the LOC122075597 gene encoding uncharacterized protein LOC122075597: MKVLDDEQLDDASLLISNLNNLKHLKLRMWLASVELWGLATLLSLSPNMESLSIDIGEPGDTDASDMLVMSILKEQAFWEGLLIPFEFFHHLKKVEIKGFEGRGNEIEFVKFLLKNSEVLEKMVISNADLTARYGKYMNRGYKKTLEKLQAQQNSSQNFLFLPKKSPGAEIVL, translated from the exons ATGAAGGTTCTTGATGATGAGCAACTGGATGATGCTAGCCTGCTGATTAGCAACCTGAACAATCTAAAGCATTTAAAACTGAGGATGTGGCTGGCAAGTGTTGAACTTTGGGGTTTAGCTACCTTGTTGAGCTTGTCACCTAATATGGAGTCTCTATCTATAGACATTGGTGAGCCG GGAGATACGGATGCTTCAGACATGTTAGTTATGTCtattctcaaagaacaagcttTCTGGGAAGGACTTTTAAttccttttgaattttttcatcATCTGAAAAAGGTTGAGATCAAGGGCTTTGAGGGGCGAGGCAATGAAATAgaatttgtaaaatttttgCTCAAGAATTCAGAAGTTTTGGAGAAGATGGTTATTTCTAATGCTGATTTGACAGCAAGATATGGTAAGTATATGAACAGAGGCTACAAGAAAACACTGGAAAAGTTACAGGCACAACAGAACTCAAGTCAAAACTTTTTGTTTCTTCCAAAAAAGTCACCTGGTGCTGAGATTGTGCTGTGA
- the LOC122075596 gene encoding RHOMBOID-like protein 8, which yields MAETIRDRSQIDIKPQEPPPPLPSVSFDFPDDELQEQRTLLFRSRSQRKENTWVISLFVFLHIVAFAATMFVNNCWTNSNGDCVLEFLGRFSFQPLYENPVLGPSSSTLDAMGAIRRALLIQQHQTWRLVTCLLLHAGAIHFIINLSCILLIGIRLEQEFGPLRTGIIYTFSAVLGGLASALFVQNSPAVGSSSALFGLLGAMLSGIIRNWKVYSDKVVALVSLFIITTGNLILGLLPHIDNFSNIGGLLSGFLLGFVLLFNPQLGQVAQTKQGLFEYKVKSSVKFKDKVDKPAQRTLSLVLFALLFTGSLLAVLHAADANKYCSWCHYVDCVPSRWWSCNVKPSSCEVLVSPGRLTFTCKSNDHFRVYPFTNISRERMEDLCSLICT from the exons atGGCGGAGACGATAAGAGATCGGTCACAGATCGATATTAAGCCTCAagaacctcctcctcctcttccctcCGTCTCCTTTGATTTCCCAGATGATGAATTGCAAGAACAGAGGACTCTGTTGTTTAGATCTCGCTCACAGAGGAAGGAGAATACCTGGGTCATTTCCCTTTTTGTGTTTCTCCACATTGTGGCCTTTGCTGCAACAATGTTCGTTAATAATTGCTGGACCAATTCTAATGGCGATTGTGTGCTGGAATTCCTGGGAAGGTTCTCATTTCAACCCCTGTACGAGAATCCCGTCCTTGGGCCATCCTCGTCCAC gTTGGATGCAATGGGGGCTATTCGGCGGGCACTGCTGATTCAACAGCATCAAACATGGCGTCTTGTTACATGCCTTTTGTTGCATGCAGGGGCTATCCACTTTATCATCAACCTTTCATGTATTCTCTTAATCGGCATTCGCTTAGAGCAGGAGTTTGGACCAT TGAGGACTGGGATAATCTACACATTCTCTGCTGTCCTTGGTGGTCTGGCCTCTGCACTCTTTGTCCAGAACAGCCCAGCTGTTGGTTCCTCTTCTGCTCTCTTTGGGTTACTTGGTGCGATGCTTTCTGGGATTATTCGGAACTGGAAAGTTTACAGTGATAAG GTTGTGGCACTGGTGTCACTTTTTATTATTACAACTGGCAATCTAATTCTTGGTTTGCTACCACATATTGACAATTTTTCAAATATTGGAGGACTTTTATCTGGGTTTCTTCTCGGGTTTGTGCTTCTATTCAATCCTCAGCTTGGGCAAGTGGCTCAAACTAAACAAGGCCTGTTTGAGTATAAGGTCAAAAGTTCTGTTAAATTCAAAGACAAAGTGGACAAACCTGCGCAGAGGactctctctcttgttctctttGCTCTTCT CTTCACAGGAAGTCTTCTGGCCGTCCTTCATGCTGCAGATGCGAATAAGTACTGCAGTTGGTGTCATTATGTTGATTGTGTCCCCTCTAGATGGTGGAGCTGCAATGTAAAACCAAGCTCTTGTGAG GTCCTAGTTAGTCCGGGGCGATTGACATTTACCTGTAAAAGTAATGATCACTTTCGAGTTTACCCTTTCAcaaacatctctcgagaaagaaTGGAAGACTTGTGCAGTCTGATCTGTACCTAA
- the LOC122075595 gene encoding cytokinin dehydrogenase 3-like, with protein MDSIPLQFYSPTPSETLDFGRIIQQSPSFVLEPSTPEEISLLLKSISLSPSYNNITVAARGAGHSIHGQAQAPDGIVIDITSLPTFVKISKCEEAGSESKYHNFFIDVSGGALWVDVLKETLKHGLTPRSWTDYLFLTVGGTLSVGGISGQTFKYGPQICNVLEMDVITGKGDFVTCSKERNPELFYGVLGGLGQFGIIIRARIILEIAPKMVKHVRLFYSDFNLFTRDQENLISMKEVDYVEGFIKLSHCEPLDHLQSKPETRNAGSAPVDYIIEVALYYNEEAVVQEVMEQVLSQLSVIPWTRAQIDDISYFNFLNRVKQEEKKLRNRGLWEVPHPWLNVFIPKSHIKPFKNLLLKTISSIPPNGPVLIYPVLRHKWEKKMSVVLPREEEGEDVFYIVSLLRSAIPSSSLQTLLSQNQEIIDAVTSKAPIHLQETINVEGEGGQRFDHDMGGKQYMPYLRDESEWRIHFGEEWKRFEALKFKFDPFNILAPGQMIFRRKNIEI; from the exons ATGGATTCAATACCCCTTCAGTTCTACTCTCCCACTCCCTCTGAAACTCTAGATTTTGGAAGAATAATTCAACAATCACCTTCATTTGTCCTTGAGCCAAGTACCCCAGAAGAGATCTCTCTTTTGCTAAAATCTATATCTTTATCTCCTAGCTACAACAATATAACAGTAGCCGCAAGAGGTGCAGGCCATTCTATCCATGGCCAAGCCCAAGCACCAGATGGTATTGTTATAGACATTACTAGTCTACCCACGTTCGTGAAAATTAGTAAATGTGAAGAGGCAGGTAGTGAAAGTAAGTATCATAATTTCTTCATAGATGTTAGTGGAGGAGCACTTTGGGTTGATGTTTTGAAGGAGACACTGAAACATGGTCTAACACCAAGATCATGGACTGATTATTTATTCCTTACCGTCGGTGGAACACTATCAGTTGGTGGCATTAGTGGCCAAACATTCAAATATGGGCCTCAGATTTGTAATGTCCTTGAAATGGATGTAATAACAG GAAAAGGAGATTTTGTGACTTGTTCAAAAGAGAGAAATCCTGAACTTTTCTATGGAGTTTTAGGGGGACTAGGGCAGTTTGGTATTATCATAAGAGCCAGGATCATATTAGAGATTGCACCTAAGATG GTAAAACATGTAAGATTGTTCTACAGTGATTTCAATCTGTTTACCAGAGATCAGGAAAACCTAATATCAATGAAGGAGGTAGATTATGTGGAAGGTTTTATTAAACTAAGCCATTGTGAACCATTGGATCATTTACAAAGTAAGCCTGAAACCAGAAATGCTGGAAGTGCTCCTGTGGATTAtattattgaagtggcattgtACTATAATGAGGAAGCAGTTGTTCAAGAG GTTATGGAGCAAGTATTGTCACAATTAAGCGTAATTCCATGGACTAGAGCACAAATTGATGATATCTCCTACTTCAATTTTCTGAATCGCGTCAAGCAAGAGGAGAAAAAACTTCGAAATAGAGGACTTTGGGAAGTGCCTCATCCATGGCTTAATGTTTTTATACCAAAATCCCACATAAAACCATTCAAAAACCTTCTGCTTAAAACCATCTCTTCCATCCCCCCTAATGGACCAGTGCTAATCTACCCAGTTTTGAGACACAA atgggagaagaagatgtcTGTGGTGTTGccaagagaggaagaaggggaagatgTCTTTTACATAGTATCATTGCTTCGATCAGCGATACCATCTTCAAGTCTGCAAACCCTTCTTAGCCAAAATCAGGAGATTATAGATGCCGTGACTTCAAAAGCTCCAATACATCTTCAAGAAACCATTAATGTCGAGGGGGAGGGTGGTCAAAGGTTTGATCATGACATGGGTGGAAAACAATACATGCCATACTTGAGAGATGAGAGTGAATGGAGAATACATTTTGGTGAAGAGTGGAAGAGATTTGAGGCACTCAAGTTCAAATTTGATCCTTTCAATATTTTGGCTCCTGGTCAGATGATCTTTAGGAGGAAGAATATTGAAATATAA